A window of the Synechococcus sp. LTW-R genome harbors these coding sequences:
- a CDS encoding FkbM family methyltransferase, with protein MNTQEHIIVECPPYGAFKVAATSEFIRWRATSFHTKEPTTIQWLQTLEKDSILIDVGANIGIYTVPAALFHVKKVIAVEPEIKSYNELIKNIEINGIDEVVEALPLAISTEFENCISNLYLTSDEPGSSCHQVGRNQNYLLNPSDQERKRRSIYCISLSSIVQKVRDEHPKSPIHIKVDVDGIEEDVCQSLFDSRTLNYVNTLQVELNPAIPQHGSLIKRLQDHGFSYSKLQVTTACRKSGSFEGFAEYVFRRYITRGLASNLPESVRSRYYFVNDENDLSDISGCILGSGLNHTSVNNPFSSTHNPALISTSPPALVLPRLIHSSDCLKIFTSLGQCIEDSKDFGFESNSGFNKDENRRAISTEKLLHVDRPYVNQLAQQFSNIEIPRSILKKSMPLLKSYLGIEEKEPFIPGLKLTVRLRHFLDLQGFYLCGHHDSPDTLLALICPLTPSSTTTSFFNTAPETAARFKSPKSSRFESQFRAGHFYEELPSDDGIYRVVNANGETLYCSHVHSARLQHGDTLVIPNLRSKAFSKPDANNLDSLNRFAHGVFPPIPDLLRPVLLADYIVSKQKDKDTYSTLFETRSDSSFHIHLCPLSDLLK; from the coding sequence ATGAACACCCAGGAGCACATCATTGTTGAATGCCCTCCTTATGGGGCATTCAAGGTGGCGGCGACTTCTGAGTTCATTCGCTGGAGAGCCACATCATTTCACACAAAAGAACCCACTACAATTCAGTGGCTACAGACTCTAGAAAAAGATTCAATCTTAATAGATGTAGGCGCTAACATCGGAATTTATACCGTCCCAGCCGCTCTCTTTCATGTCAAGAAAGTAATAGCAGTCGAGCCAGAAATTAAAAGCTACAATGAGCTAATCAAGAATATCGAAATCAATGGTATCGACGAGGTTGTAGAAGCCTTGCCTCTAGCCATATCGACAGAATTTGAAAATTGCATTTCAAACCTATACCTTACAAGCGACGAGCCGGGCTCGAGCTGCCACCAGGTTGGTCGCAATCAAAATTACTTACTTAACCCTTCAGATCAAGAAAGGAAAAGAAGATCTATTTATTGTATTTCACTATCATCTATTGTGCAGAAAGTTCGTGATGAGCATCCCAAGTCTCCAATTCATATCAAGGTTGACGTAGATGGGATCGAAGAAGATGTTTGCCAGTCACTTTTCGATTCAAGGACCTTGAACTATGTCAACACGCTGCAGGTTGAACTAAACCCAGCAATACCTCAACATGGGTCTCTTATCAAGAGGTTGCAAGATCATGGATTCAGCTATTCGAAATTACAAGTTACAACGGCATGCAGGAAAAGCGGCAGCTTTGAAGGGTTTGCCGAGTATGTATTTCGTCGATACATTACTCGTGGGCTTGCATCGAACCTGCCGGAAAGCGTAAGAAGCCGGTACTATTTTGTTAATGATGAGAATGATTTGTCCGATATTTCAGGATGCATACTTGGATCTGGCCTAAATCATACTTCAGTCAACAATCCCTTTTCAAGTACTCATAATCCGGCTCTAATATCAACAAGCCCTCCGGCGCTTGTGCTGCCCAGACTTATTCACAGCAGCGATTGCCTTAAAATATTCACTTCGCTTGGACAATGCATTGAAGACTCGAAAGATTTCGGATTTGAGTCTAATTCAGGTTTCAATAAAGATGAAAATCGACGTGCGATATCAACCGAGAAGTTGCTCCATGTTGATAGACCATATGTGAATCAACTGGCTCAGCAGTTCTCAAATATTGAGATACCCAGGTCAATCCTAAAGAAAAGCATGCCTTTATTGAAGTCATATTTAGGCATTGAAGAGAAAGAACCCTTTATACCTGGTTTAAAATTGACTGTAAGGCTAAGGCATTTTCTTGATCTTCAAGGGTTTTATCTCTGCGGTCATCATGATTCACCTGATACTTTACTTGCACTGATTTGCCCTTTAACTCCATCCTCCACCACTACTTCTTTCTTTAATACAGCTCCTGAGACGGCTGCTCGATTTAAATCACCTAAGTCATCACGCTTTGAATCTCAATTCAGAGCGGGACATTTTTATGAAGAACTACCAAGCGATGACGGTATCTACAGAGTAGTAAATGCAAATGGAGAAACCTTGTACTGTAGTCATGTGCACAGCGCACGTCTGCAACATGGTGACACTTTAGTTATTCCTAATTTACGATCAAAAGCCTTCTCTAAACCAGACGCGAATAATCTTGATTCCCTTAACCGGTTTGCTCACGGGGTCTTCCCTCCGATCCCAGACCTGTTGAGGCCAGTACTGTTGGCGGACTATATAGTTTCCAAGCAGAAGGATAAGGACACCTACTCTACTCTATTCGAAACCCGATCAGATAGCTCTTTCCACATACATTTATGCCCATTAAGTGATTTACTGAAGTAA
- a CDS encoding early protein (E6), with amino-acid sequence MPSKPRNRIGEVYGQLTVVRASEKRSKSGNAFWWCRCSCGKEREVPSDKLSHNLERKKPTVQACADCSRELQVEAVCAKNDREERQRRREALANRESLKGRVPESWLALPLTDAHAREQGQVLFFRGTRCLRHHLAPYRINGGCLACAGQRPSATIQ; translated from the coding sequence ATGCCCTCTAAGCCGCGCAATCGCATTGGTGAGGTGTATGGCCAACTCACCGTTGTGCGCGCGTCCGAGAAACGCTCCAAGTCTGGGAATGCCTTCTGGTGGTGCCGCTGCAGCTGCGGCAAAGAGCGGGAGGTCCCAAGCGACAAGCTCTCCCACAACCTGGAGCGCAAAAAGCCCACGGTGCAGGCCTGTGCGGACTGTTCCCGTGAGCTCCAGGTGGAGGCGGTCTGCGCAAAGAACGACCGGGAAGAGCGGCAGCGCCGGCGTGAAGCCCTGGCGAATCGGGAGTCCCTCAAGGGGCGGGTTCCCGAGAGCTGGCTGGCCTTGCCCCTCACCGATGCCCACGCCCGGGAACAGGGACAGGTGTTGTTTTTCCGCGGCACCCGGTGCCTCAGGCATCACCTGGCGCCCTATCGCATCAATGGCGGCTGCCTGGCCTGCGCCGGCCAGCGGCCCTCGGCCACTATTCAGTGA
- a CDS encoding efflux RND transporter periplasmic adaptor subunit: MLQQPRRKQPVVTWLQCNTLSLKRLATDRPWLARRRFWAAALAGTVAIAGGATALNLSRSAKQARSLSTYTAVAQEGSLPGLVTASGELEAFRLVNVSPKRQGVLKTLYVEEGDSVQAGQALALMDGGDLTDRLEELSAQLQSAKAQLARSQSELQRRENLVRNGAISQDNYNSAKATYLVDRAAVDAAQQRLEQREMERSELIVRAPFAGIITARFADPGAYVTPTTSASASAGASSSSIVELAQGLEAVAKVPESDIGRIKLRQTGSVRVDAFPDRRFKAQVRQIAPRAAKLNNVTSFEVTLKFVEPAPELRIGMTADIDFNTGDLPPRTLVPTVAVVTERGKPGVLLVGPGNQPKFQAVTLGATSGRNTQILDGLQAGTRVFIDLPPWAKRKSDSN; the protein is encoded by the coding sequence ATGCTCCAACAACCCCGTCGCAAACAACCTGTTGTCACCTGGCTGCAATGCAACACCTTGAGCCTCAAACGCCTCGCCACAGATCGCCCCTGGCTGGCTCGGCGCCGCTTCTGGGCAGCAGCCCTGGCCGGGACCGTCGCGATTGCCGGCGGCGCAACCGCCCTGAACCTCAGCCGCAGCGCCAAGCAGGCCCGCAGCCTGAGCACCTACACCGCAGTCGCCCAAGAGGGATCGCTGCCGGGGCTCGTCACCGCCAGCGGTGAACTAGAGGCCTTCCGGCTCGTCAACGTCAGCCCCAAACGCCAGGGGGTCCTCAAAACCCTCTACGTCGAGGAGGGCGACAGCGTTCAGGCGGGTCAGGCCCTGGCCTTGATGGATGGTGGTGACCTGACGGACCGGCTGGAGGAGCTCTCCGCCCAACTGCAATCGGCCAAAGCGCAACTGGCCCGCAGCCAGAGCGAGCTCCAACGCCGGGAGAACCTCGTCCGCAACGGCGCCATCAGCCAGGACAACTACAACAGTGCGAAGGCCACCTATTTGGTGGACCGTGCCGCCGTGGATGCCGCCCAGCAACGGCTCGAGCAGCGCGAGATGGAGCGCAGTGAATTGATCGTTCGTGCCCCCTTCGCCGGGATCATCACCGCACGGTTCGCCGACCCCGGGGCCTACGTGACCCCGACCACCTCGGCGTCAGCCTCCGCCGGCGCGAGCAGTTCCTCCATCGTCGAGCTCGCCCAAGGGCTCGAAGCGGTGGCCAAGGTTCCCGAGAGCGACATCGGTCGGATCAAGCTCAGACAAACCGGCTCGGTGCGGGTCGACGCCTTCCCCGATCGCCGCTTCAAAGCCCAGGTGCGTCAGATCGCACCGCGGGCGGCCAAGCTCAACAACGTCACCTCCTTTGAGGTCACCCTGAAGTTCGTGGAGCCGGCGCCTGAATTGCGCATTGGCATGACGGCCGACATCGACTTCAACACCGGCGATCTCCCCCCGCGCACCCTGGTGCCCACCGTGGCGGTCGTCACCGAACGCGGTAAGCCCGGTGTCCTGCTGGTGGGCCCCGGCAACCAGCCGAAGTTCCAAGCCGTCACCCTGGGGGCCACCAGCGGCCGCAACACCCAAATCCTTGATGGCCTCCAGGCCGGGACGCGGGTCTTCATCGACCTCCCCCCCTGGGCGAAGCGCAAGAGCGACTCGAACTAA
- a CDS encoding Nif11-like leader peptide family natural product precursor — protein MHLKANPLAFEQLQQFLARVQAEPALRQAVEEAITADDVARLAQELGFEVSRSEILRFSGRTASGVTVTRIDHPGEYPGRYV, from the coding sequence TTGCATTTGAAGGCAAATCCTTTGGCCTTTGAGCAGCTGCAGCAGTTTTTGGCGCGGGTTCAGGCTGAGCCCGCCCTGCGGCAAGCCGTGGAAGAGGCCATCACGGCCGACGACGTCGCCCGCTTGGCCCAGGAGCTCGGCTTTGAAGTGTCCAGAAGTGAGATTCTGCGCTTTTCGGGGCGCACCGCGTCCGGTGTGACGGTGACACGGATTGATCACCCTGGTGAATATCCCGGGCGCTACGTCTAG
- a CDS encoding carbamoyl-phosphate synthase L chain, with product MRQSLRLSLAALGTAALSIASLPGVSAKPAQAAQGTASDLGVMSIQLKDIVKPQVGIQAQTQAAGTPNQAGLGGFLPLLVGSNSVFFADVLANANFSDWGNSSSIINTTVAGTTISTSSRLGYRWLNGDRSWMYGLNAGYDTRPMSTGPADTGIPVYASRTAFFQQAAVNAEAVSDKWAFNAYALIPTGTTNAQLNTVYQGGSLDTYGLDAGYNLTKALRASIGYYYQNGDSCDADGSGVLGRLAYAINNGLTVGTNLSYDSAFKSRFSADIKWRFNTNAGPGKETTKTNTAVTALTSKTNNRDVRVHDQTLREWCKNNPRWSNMPVCTGCLNCY from the coding sequence ATGCGGCAGTCCCTTCGTTTATCGCTGGCAGCACTCGGCACAGCAGCTCTCTCCATCGCCTCGCTGCCTGGAGTTAGCGCCAAGCCTGCTCAGGCGGCTCAAGGCACGGCTAGTGACCTTGGCGTGATGAGCATTCAGCTCAAGGACATCGTCAAACCGCAAGTCGGCATCCAGGCTCAAACCCAAGCCGCTGGCACCCCCAACCAAGCAGGTCTGGGCGGCTTCCTTCCCCTGTTGGTCGGCAGCAACAGCGTCTTCTTTGCTGATGTCCTGGCAAATGCCAACTTCTCAGACTGGGGTAACAGCAGCAGCATCATCAACACCACCGTTGCTGGCACCACCATCTCCACCTCATCGCGCCTGGGCTATCGCTGGCTGAATGGCGACCGCAGTTGGATGTATGGACTGAATGCGGGCTATGACACCCGACCGATGAGCACGGGTCCTGCAGACACAGGCATCCCTGTCTATGCCTCACGCACCGCCTTCTTCCAGCAGGCTGCCGTCAATGCAGAAGCGGTGAGCGATAAGTGGGCATTCAATGCTTATGCGCTCATTCCCACTGGCACCACCAACGCCCAACTCAACACCGTCTATCAAGGCGGCTCGCTTGACACCTATGGCTTGGATGCTGGCTACAACCTCACGAAAGCCTTGAGAGCATCTATTGGTTACTACTACCAAAACGGTGACAGCTGCGATGCCGATGGCTCTGGCGTCTTGGGTCGCCTCGCTTATGCCATCAATAACGGACTAACGGTTGGCACCAACCTCTCTTATGACAGTGCCTTCAAGTCACGCTTCTCCGCTGATATCAAGTGGCGCTTCAATACCAATGCAGGTCCTGGCAAAGAAACAACGAAAACCAATACTGCCGTTACCGCTCTAACATCAAAAACAAATAATAGGGATGTGCGGGTGCATGATCAGACGCTGCGTGAGTGGTGCAAAAATAATCCTCGATGGTCCAATATGCCTGTATGTACTGGGTGCCTTAATTGCTACTAA
- the arfB gene encoding alternative ribosome rescue aminoacyl-tRNA hydrolase ArfB, whose amino-acid sequence MAPNLDLVVHPRLVIPAADLQWSFSRSAGPGGQNVNKLETAVELSLDIAACTVLGPFQKQRLQSRLTQLRGSSVLRIRASEHRSQYKNRCLALEKMAEALRDGLEPDPKPRRATKPSKASTRKRLEGKKFRGDVKRNRQQRPRLED is encoded by the coding sequence ATGGCGCCAAACCTTGACCTCGTTGTTCATCCGAGACTGGTGATTCCAGCGGCGGATTTGCAGTGGTCATTCAGTCGCAGTGCAGGACCAGGTGGTCAAAACGTCAACAAGTTGGAAACGGCTGTCGAGCTCAGTTTGGACATCGCAGCCTGCACGGTTCTTGGTCCCTTTCAGAAACAACGGCTGCAATCGCGCCTCACACAATTGAGGGGCTCAAGCGTGCTTCGGATCCGTGCATCCGAGCACCGTTCGCAATACAAAAACCGCTGCCTAGCCCTTGAGAAAATGGCTGAGGCGCTGCGGGACGGCCTCGAACCAGACCCCAAGCCCCGGCGCGCCACGAAGCCCTCGAAAGCCTCCACCCGGAAACGCCTAGAGGGGAAAAAGTTCCGCGGCGATGTCAAACGCAACCGGCAACAACGACCGCGGCTGGAGGACTGA
- the wecB gene encoding non-hydrolyzing UDP-N-acetylglucosamine 2-epimerase — protein MSAPHNVCIVLGTRPEAIKLAPVIQAFQQSDDFNTRVVLTGQHREMVTQVMDLFDLQADHDLALMAPKQTLTHITCAALQGLKAEFEQFPPDLVLVQGDTTTAFASALAAFYEQIPVGHVEAGLRTDNIFDPYPEEANRRLISQVALLHFAPTHVSARNLAASGVVGQTITTGNTVIDALLLMAKKALPFELPGLDFEKQRVILATVHRRENWGERLKEIGKGFLAVLERYPDTALLLPLHRNPTVREPLQALLGDHPRAFLTEPLDYARLVAAMRGSTLLLTDSGGLQEEAPALGKPVLVLRRTTERPEAVDAGTAKLIGTDSADILREASLLLDNAEAYEEMARAHNPFGDGQASTRILDACRSFLNERRHAAAE, from the coding sequence GTGAGCGCTCCCCACAACGTCTGCATCGTGTTGGGCACACGTCCGGAGGCGATCAAGCTCGCTCCGGTCATCCAGGCGTTCCAGCAGTCCGATGACTTCAACACCCGGGTGGTGCTCACCGGCCAACACCGGGAGATGGTGACCCAGGTGATGGACCTGTTTGATCTGCAGGCCGATCACGACTTGGCCTTGATGGCCCCCAAGCAGACCCTGACCCACATCACCTGTGCCGCGCTGCAGGGATTGAAGGCGGAGTTTGAGCAGTTCCCCCCCGATTTGGTCTTGGTGCAGGGGGACACGACAACGGCCTTTGCCTCAGCGTTGGCGGCGTTCTATGAGCAGATCCCCGTCGGTCATGTGGAGGCGGGACTGCGCACCGACAACATCTTTGATCCCTACCCAGAGGAGGCCAACCGCCGTCTGATCTCCCAGGTCGCCCTGCTGCACTTCGCCCCGACCCACGTGTCGGCCCGCAACTTGGCTGCCTCTGGCGTGGTCGGTCAGACCATCACGACCGGCAACACCGTCATCGACGCCCTGCTGTTGATGGCGAAAAAGGCTCTGCCCTTTGAGCTGCCGGGTTTGGACTTTGAGAAGCAGCGCGTGATCCTGGCGACAGTGCATCGCCGCGAGAACTGGGGCGAGCGGCTAAAGGAGATCGGCAAGGGCTTCTTGGCTGTGCTGGAGCGCTACCCCGATACGGCCTTGCTCCTGCCCTTGCATCGCAATCCCACCGTGCGGGAACCCCTGCAGGCGTTGCTGGGTGATCATCCGCGGGCATTCCTGACGGAGCCCCTGGATTACGCCCGCCTGGTGGCCGCGATGCGTGGCTCGACGCTGCTGCTGACTGATTCAGGCGGTCTTCAGGAGGAGGCTCCGGCCCTGGGTAAGCCGGTCCTGGTGCTCCGGCGCACCACCGAGCGGCCCGAGGCCGTGGACGCCGGCACCGCCAAGTTGATTGGCACGGACTCCGCCGACATCCTGCGGGAGGCCTCCCTGTTGCTGGACAACGCGGAGGCCTACGAGGAGATGGCGCGGGCCCACAACCCGTTTGGGGATGGCCAGGCCAGCACGCGCATCCTGGATGCCTGCCGCAGTTTCCTCAACGAGCGCCGCCACGCGGCGGCCGAGTGA
- a CDS encoding inverse autotransporter beta domain-containing protein: MQQSLRLSLAALGTAALSLASLPAVSAKPAQVAQGSASDLGVMSISLKDVVKPRVGVQAQTQAAGTPNQAGLGGFLPLVVGSNSVFFADLLANANFADINNSSSIINTTVAGTTISTSSRLGYRWLNGDRSWMYGVNAGYDTRPMSTGPADTGITVYASRTAFFQQAAVNAEAVSDQWAFNAYALIPTGDTEQVLNTVYQGGALDTYGLDAGYNLTPALRASVGYYYQNGDCGNADGSGVLGRLDYAINNGLTVGTNLSYDSTFKSRFSADIKWRFNTNGGPGKETRKTNTAVTALTSTPSNRDVRVHDSGPLPGCVQPDTCSVYVCIPGSPPVCSWYCLDCGA, encoded by the coding sequence ATGCAGCAGTCCCTTCGGCTATCGCTGGCGGCACTGGGCACAGCAGCTCTCTCGCTCGCTTCACTGCCTGCGGTCAGCGCCAAACCTGCTCAAGTGGCTCAAGGGTCAGCCAGTGACCTGGGCGTGATGAGCATCAGCCTCAAGGACGTCGTCAAGCCTCGGGTTGGTGTTCAGGCTCAAACCCAAGCCGCTGGCACACCCAACCAAGCAGGTTTGGGTGGCTTCCTTCCCTTGGTGGTCGGCAGCAACAGCGTCTTCTTTGCTGATCTGCTGGCGAATGCCAACTTCGCTGACATCAATAACTCCAGCAGCATCATCAACACCACCGTTGCTGGCACCACCATTTCCACCTCATCACGCCTGGGCTATCGCTGGCTGAACGGTGACCGCAGTTGGATGTATGGAGTGAATGCGGGTTATGACACCCGACCGATGAGCACAGGTCCTGCGGACACAGGCATCACTGTTTATGCCTCACGCACCGCTTTCTTCCAGCAGGCTGCCGTCAATGCAGAAGCGGTAAGCGACCAGTGGGCATTCAATGCTTATGCGCTTATTCCAACGGGTGACACCGAGCAGGTCCTCAACACCGTCTATCAAGGCGGCGCACTGGACACCTACGGCTTGGATGCGGGTTACAACCTGACGCCAGCCCTAAGAGCCTCTGTTGGGTACTACTACCAAAACGGTGACTGCGGCAATGCCGATGGCTCTGGCGTCTTGGGTCGCCTCGATTATGCCATCAACAACGGACTAACGGTTGGCACCAACCTCTCGTATGACAGTACCTTCAAGTCACGCTTCTCAGCTGACATCAAGTGGCGCTTCAATACAAACGGCGGTCCTGGCAAAGAAACACGGAAAACCAATACCGCCGTTACAGCCCTAACATCAACGCCAAGCAATAGGGATGTGCGGGTGCACGATTCTGGACCCCTCCCGGGCTGCGTCCAGCCTGACACTTGTAGTGTATACGTATGCATCCCCGGGTCGCCGCCTGTATGCTCTTGGTACTGCCTGGATTGCGGAGCTTGA
- a CDS encoding outer membrane protein has translation MQREEIKLRLLFSAAAASAVAFAAPVCAQEATSDNTSGAYVTVGVGGTWAGDPAVTYKDSGTISGINWSEDFNVTTGLGGGVGLVAGVGYDFGNSLRAELTYELGRYAIGSSTGSGTVTIDGTSYTGVGSLSTSGTLSTNSVLVSGYYDIQTKTKFTPYVGGGIGYTNVSIPDQTFSATGTALGYTGTIGDLQTQGGSAGAFGYQAKLGVSYEAAAQADLFAEVLYTGNSSVTINNIGIGSLNNFGVRGGFRYRFGK, from the coding sequence ATTCAGCGTGAGGAAATAAAGCTTCGTCTTCTGTTTTCTGCAGCTGCAGCTTCCGCCGTCGCTTTTGCGGCACCTGTCTGCGCTCAAGAAGCAACGAGCGACAACACTTCAGGCGCATACGTAACTGTCGGTGTTGGTGGCACATGGGCGGGCGATCCTGCTGTTACCTATAAAGACAGCGGAACTATTTCTGGAATTAATTGGTCCGAGGACTTCAATGTCACCACTGGTTTAGGTGGTGGTGTTGGCCTAGTAGCCGGTGTTGGCTACGACTTCGGCAACAGCCTGCGTGCTGAGTTGACTTATGAGCTTGGCCGCTACGCGATTGGTTCCTCCACGGGCAGCGGTACCGTCACAATCGATGGCACCTCCTACACAGGCGTCGGAAGCCTGAGTACCTCTGGCACGCTCAGCACCAATAGTGTTCTGGTGTCTGGCTACTACGACATCCAAACCAAGACTAAGTTCACTCCTTACGTGGGTGGTGGCATTGGTTACACCAATGTTTCCATTCCCGACCAGACCTTCTCGGCAACTGGCACAGCTCTCGGCTACACCGGAACGATTGGCGACCTGCAGACCCAGGGCGGCAGCGCAGGTGCATTTGGTTACCAGGCCAAGTTGGGTGTCTCCTACGAAGCGGCTGCACAGGCTGACTTGTTTGCTGAAGTCCTGTACACCGGAAACAGCTCTGTGACCATCAACAACATCGGGATTGGTTCACTGAATAACTTCGGCGTTCGTGGTGGCTTCCGTTATCGCTTCGGCAAGTGA
- a CDS encoding MFS transporter, producing the protein MQATCWSWWHQFPPALRELATVRLVASFGAGGILYLTPMVFHQQEFSAASIGLGLALAALAGTIGRFISGALLDQGRSCGTPVLLAAACGFAGDGFLLQASTMAGYVAGQLCIGMAGGLYWPAVELAVPQCAYPLPSAKGYALVRSTDALGVATGTLSGSLLAAAGLLRGVYWIDIAAVIALAALLLLKPLPRAAKASDSAEGQRPLRQWLPALVPMLAISVVATSMPALMQSALPLDLVRGGLNRAGQPESWSALLIGLQLGLLVLIQWPVGRALALRPVGVGLGLSLVCFSGGTLLLAASAFSQHGIALVVIALAVVALGEAAFLPTATEAVIELSPKGHGGLAMALFSQCFALSAFAAPLLAGILLDRHGHGVSLWLATALTCGLSLLLVGPVQRRSKRRPT; encoded by the coding sequence TCACCAACAGGAGTTCAGCGCCGCCTCGATTGGCCTGGGGCTAGCCCTCGCCGCCCTGGCTGGAACGATCGGACGCTTCATCAGCGGGGCCCTGCTCGACCAAGGCCGCAGCTGCGGAACGCCTGTGCTGCTCGCGGCGGCCTGCGGGTTCGCTGGAGATGGCTTCCTGCTGCAGGCCAGCACCATGGCGGGCTACGTCGCCGGCCAGCTTTGCATCGGCATGGCCGGCGGTCTCTACTGGCCGGCCGTAGAACTCGCCGTGCCGCAATGCGCCTATCCCTTGCCGTCGGCCAAGGGCTATGCCCTCGTGCGCAGCACCGATGCTCTCGGCGTGGCCACCGGGACGCTGTCGGGGTCCCTGCTGGCGGCCGCGGGGCTGTTGCGAGGCGTCTACTGGATTGATATCGCGGCGGTGATCGCCCTGGCGGCTCTACTGCTGCTCAAACCTCTTCCCAGGGCTGCGAAAGCCAGCGACAGCGCAGAGGGACAACGTCCCTTGCGCCAATGGCTGCCAGCCCTGGTGCCCATGTTGGCCATTTCGGTTGTCGCCACCTCGATGCCCGCCTTGATGCAGAGCGCCCTGCCCTTGGACTTGGTGCGCGGCGGACTGAACCGAGCAGGGCAACCTGAAAGTTGGAGCGCCCTGCTGATCGGCCTGCAACTTGGCCTGTTGGTCTTGATCCAATGGCCCGTGGGACGGGCACTAGCCCTGCGGCCAGTGGGGGTGGGACTGGGACTGAGCTTGGTCTGCTTCAGCGGCGGGACCCTGCTGCTAGCGGCCTCAGCCTTCAGCCAACACGGCATTGCGCTGGTCGTGATCGCCCTGGCGGTGGTCGCCCTCGGGGAGGCCGCGTTTTTGCCGACGGCAACGGAGGCAGTCATTGAGCTCAGTCCCAAGGGCCATGGCGGCTTGGCCATGGCCCTGTTCTCCCAATGCTTTGCCCTCAGCGCCTTTGCCGCACCCCTGCTGGCCGGGATTCTGCTGGATCGCCATGGCCATGGCGTCAGCCTGTGGCTGGCCACGGCCCTCACCTGCGGCCTCAGTCTGCTGTTGGTCGGTCCTGTTCAGCGCCGATCAAAGCGGCGGCCGACCTAG
- the ychF gene encoding redox-regulated ATPase YchF, producing the protein MLKAGIVGLPNVGKSTLFNALVANAQAEAANYPFCTIEPNSGVVAVPDPRLQQLSDLSSSKELIPTRVEFVDIAGLVKGASQGEGLGNKFLANIREVDAIVHVVRCFENDDVIHVSGSVGPARDAEVINLELGLADLSQVEKRRERLKKQVRTSKEAQVEDEALERIQAVLEQGGAARSISLTEEEAAMIKPLGLLTAKPIIYATNVSEDDLSSGNAYCEEVAVLAEKEGAGTVRISAQVEAELIELPEEDRAEFLEGLGVEEGGLQSLIRATYSLLGLRTYFTTGEKETRAWTIKAGMTAPQAAGVIHTDFERGFIRAQTIGYKQLLEAGSLAEARNKGWLRAEGKEYVVEEGDVMEFLFNV; encoded by the coding sequence ATGCTTAAAGCCGGAATCGTGGGGCTGCCCAATGTGGGCAAGTCGACTCTCTTCAACGCCTTGGTGGCCAACGCCCAGGCTGAAGCTGCCAACTACCCCTTCTGCACCATTGAGCCGAACTCCGGTGTGGTCGCGGTTCCGGATCCCAGGCTGCAGCAGCTCTCGGATCTGAGCAGCAGCAAGGAGCTGATTCCTACGCGGGTGGAGTTTGTCGATATCGCCGGCCTGGTGAAGGGCGCCAGCCAAGGGGAAGGTCTGGGGAACAAGTTCCTGGCGAATATTCGTGAGGTGGACGCCATCGTCCACGTCGTGCGTTGCTTTGAGAACGACGACGTCATCCACGTCAGTGGCTCCGTCGGTCCGGCCCGCGATGCCGAGGTGATCAACCTGGAGCTCGGTCTGGCGGATCTCTCCCAGGTGGAGAAGCGCCGGGAGCGTCTGAAGAAGCAGGTGCGCACCAGTAAGGAAGCCCAGGTGGAAGACGAGGCCCTTGAGCGCATCCAGGCGGTGCTCGAGCAGGGTGGTGCCGCCCGCAGCATCAGCCTCACGGAAGAAGAGGCCGCGATGATCAAACCCTTGGGTTTGCTGACGGCAAAGCCGATCATCTACGCCACCAATGTCAGCGAAGACGACCTCTCCAGCGGCAATGCCTACTGCGAGGAAGTGGCCGTGCTCGCCGAGAAAGAGGGCGCTGGAACTGTGCGGATTTCTGCGCAGGTGGAGGCCGAACTGATCGAGCTGCCGGAAGAGGATCGCGCGGAATTCCTGGAGGGATTAGGCGTTGAAGAAGGTGGCCTGCAAAGCCTGATTCGTGCCACCTACAGCCTGCTGGGCTTGCGCACCTATTTCACGACCGGTGAGAAGGAAACCCGGGCTTGGACGATCAAGGCCGGCATGACCGCTCCCCAGGCCGCCGGTGTGATCCACACGGACTTCGAACGCGGCTTCATTCGCGCGCAAACCATTGGCTACAAGCAGCTGCTTGAAGCCGGTTCCCTGGCAGAAGCGCGCAACAAAGGATGGCTGCGCGCTGAAGGTAAGGAGTACGTTGTTGAAGAGGGTGATGTGATGGAGTTCCTCTTCAATGTATAG